The Phormidium sp. PBR-2020 DNA segment CATCAGGGCCAGTCCTTGGCCAATACCGATGACCGTGGCAACCCAGGGGGTGATTTGTCGTAAGCCTCGCGGTTGGCGTAACTGGCGATCGGTGTACCAGAGGAGAATGCCGGTAATGGTTAGGGTGACGGAAATCGCCAGGGGATGGGCAAAGACTTCCTTAAACAGCGATCGCATCGGAAAGCCAATTAAGCCGGTGACGAACACCGACAGCACGCCGAGAATGGCCAGACGCAGATAGAGGCGATCTCCCTCTCGTTTTTCCGTGGGAACCAGTAAGGGAGTTAACCCCTTGATATTACCCTGGCCCGATCGCCAATCGGACAGCAATTGACGCAGATCTTGCCACACCTGACCGAGAAAACGGCTGAGACTACGGCGAAACACCACCGCAATAGAAATCAGAGTCCCCACATGGACGATTAAATCGAAAAAAATCATTTCGGCACTTTCGGGTGGGGGTAAACTCGACCCCCGCTGAATTAGCCAATGTTGGGTTAAGACCAGGTGACTGGTGGAACTGACTGGGAAAAACATAAAAATGCCTTGGATGATTCCCAGGAGGATGGATTCAAAGATGGTCATAGAAGGGAACGGGGAACGGGGAACAGGGGGAGAAGGCAAGAGGCAAGAGGCAAGAGGCAAGAGGGAAGGGGCAAGAGGCAAGAGGGAAGAGGGGAACCACGGAGTCACAGAGGACACAGAGGAAGAGGGGGAGATGGCACGTGGGGCGATCGCAGCTCTTTTTGTCCTATTTATGGTGACTTGGTTTTAGTTGAAAACTTTTACATACAGGAGTTTGGCTCATAAAATACTTATTTTAGATTGTTTACTTTTGGGGGTTTAGTTAAAAAAACTTCTCCTATGGAGATCGATTGACCCCAAAGTCTGATATGATACTAAACCGTTGCTCAGATGATGCCTGTAAAGGGTCAACTTCGCAACATCCCCACCTGGGGGCGGTTAGCTCAGCGGTAGAGCGCCTGCCTTACAAGCAGGATGTCACTGGTTCGATCCCAGTACCGCCCATTTTGCATCTGTTATAGCCCTTCACGCCCAGGATTGACTGGGATCAGGATACTCGATCGAGGGAGTCGCTCGCCGACAAGCTGGGGAGTTCCTTGGTTGTCCAATTGTAAGGCCTCCGCTTCGACCAGTCGCGGTTGGGGGGTTGGGGGTGGCTGTGGCGGCGGTTCGGTTGCGTCGGTTGCGTCGGTTGCTTCAGTTGGGGCCGGCGGAACTTGTATGTCTTCCCAAACCATTGGGTCGGTTGCCGCTGTCCAGGGGGTTCGGGGTAATCCCCTCTGGCCCGTGATGATAAAACGACTCTCCCCGGTGCTGCAATTGGATACCATGACTAAGTTGGTTAAGGGGTCGGGTAGAGACATCAAGGCGGCGGAAAAGTTGAGATCCGGACTGTTGATGCTGACTTCGCCACTAAACTCGGGACCGAGGAGGGAACTGGCGGTGATATCACTTCGGTCTGTTGGCGAGTCCCGCCCATAGGGTTGAAACCCAAAGCCGAAAATGCCCTCTGCATTAATGCGAACTTGTCCACCGCGACCTTCGAGAGCATTGGCGGTGATATTACTGTTTTCCAATCCCACCAGGGTCCCCGTCGTGAGGCTGATATTGCCCCCGTCAGCGGTTCCGGCATCGGTATTGATGCTACTGCCGTTGCGTAGTTGTAAATGCTGCGATCGCACCTGGATATTGCCCCCCGGCCCCGATGCGGTCTGGGCATTAAATGTGCTCCTGCTATCTAACACAATCTCACGAGCCGTTACCTCTAAGTTCCCGGCGGGCCCCTGTCCGAAACTACGAACATTGAAGAGAGCCTCATCACGCAGGACAATGCGATCGCTCCAGACCTGGATATCCCCAGCAGCTCCCGTGGTGTCTGGGCGAATACCTTGGGGATCTGGGCGTCCTGAGGTTGAGGTGAGTCCGCTTGTTGAGCCGAAGATGGGGGCTTGGCCCAATAAATAGATCTCGTTTGCCGTAACCCTTAACCGTCCTCCATTCGCCGGACCGAAGGTTTCTGTGGATAACCCGGCTCCATCTTGAAGAATTAAACCGGAGGTGTGGAGGGTCACATCCCCAGAGGGAAAGCCACCAAAGGTGGCGGTACTAATGCCACTGCCGAAGCTGCCATCCTCGGATAATCCAGTCAGTTCAACGGATTCTCTGGCTTCAATGGTGATGTTGCCCCCTCGACCCCCTTCTGTCACCAGTTGGTTAGCCAAAAAACCGCCACTGTTGGAGGCAATTGTGCCACCCGCTGCCCCCCTCAGATGAGTTGTGACCAAATGAATATCACCGGCGGCCCCAGTTCCCAAGAGGGAGTTGCTGAAAATCCCTGTGGGAATGAAGTCCTCGGCACGAGTATTCATCAGGTCAACCCTTTCCTGGGCCTCAATGGTGATTTGACCGCTATCTCCCTCGCCAAAGGTGGCTCCTGCTAAGACCCCACCGTCACGGAGGCGTAACCGGTTGGTGTTGACGCGGATATCAGCGGCTGACCCTCGACTATTGGGAAGGGTGAGGCTTAAAATACCAGATTCATGCACATCTAGGGTTCCCCTCACGTCAAAGGTGAGCCGTCCCCCTTGGGCTGACTCAAACACCGCCTGATTGATGATTGAGCCTTGCTGGAGGTTAAGATGGCCATCGGTCATCAGGTGAATATCCCCAGCAGTACCCGAAACGGCCTGGGAAAAGATCCCGGTTATGACCTCTCCCGGTTGCAGGAGATCCCCGGCCATGGCAGCTAAATACTGATTGAACCCCTCAAAACCGCTGCCAGTTAGGGTGATTCCTTCGCTGGCCTCAAGGATCATATCGCCTCCTTGGCCGCCGTCACGGACTTGACTGACCACAGCGGCGTTATCTCTAAGGTTGAACTGCTGCGTCTGAATCCGCACATCGGGACCATTGAGGGAGATGATGCGAGATCCCCCTTCTAGGTCAACCTGAGTCTGCATCTCGATAGCGATAATCGCTCCGGTTCCCCCTGAGAGAGGTTCTGAGAGAGGTTGTGAGAGAATCTGCGCTCTATCGGTCATCTCCAGGCGATCGCCCATCAGGCGAATGTCCCCTCCCTCCAGAGATGCTCCCTGAGTTAACTCGATCGCTCCCAACGAGGTCGCCGTCACATCTGCCACCCGTCCCAGGCCATCGAGACTGACAAAAGTTCCGGGGCCAAAACTGCCCAATTCCAGGGTTTGGGGCGAACGCATCTGTCCTCCACTCACCTGTAGCACCCCCCCCAACAGGCTCAGCTGGACCGCCTGTAAGCCTCCCATAGCTCCCGGGCTATCCTGGGCCTGAGAACGATGAAGAATCGCCCCAGGGGTTTCGCCAAACTGAAGGCCCATGGGAACCGAGAGAGTCAATAGAGGGGCATCTTGAGAGGAGGTTGTCCCCCAACTGCTGCCATCGGCAAACTGAATGTCCGAGGCGGTCGTGGCTAAAAAACTCCCCCCTAGGGATAACCGCGCCGTTTCGCCAAAATGAATGCCATTGGGGTTGATGAAAATCAAATCGGCGATTCCGTTAGCCCCGAGTTGTCCATCGATTTGAGAAGGCGTTGAGCCGGTGACTCGGGTAATAATCCTGGCAATGCCGGGGTCATTATTGATATGAACCTCAAGGGATTCGGGAATGGAAAACTCCCGAAAACTATGGAAGAGATGATCTCCTCGCACTGTTCCTCCCTCAATGCGAATCTGATCGCCCTGATGCAGAGATCGCGATGGCTCAGATAAGGTCTGATCCGGCTCAATCTGGGCCAGGGTTGGCCCCGCCTCCAGGAGACTCAGGGCCATCACCCCCCCCAGCAGACTCGCCCCGAGCCAGAGTCGAGACTTAAACGGAATCGCTTGTCGTTTGCTGTTGTCCAATTTCACCATCAGGGGCAACCTGATGGTGATGACCAAGAGGGCGGCGTTGCGCCAATCAGCACCGGCATTCCAGCCTCATTGAGCTGCCAGCCCTGGGCCTCAACGAATTGGGGGCTAGAGTTGCGAACAGTGCTTACTGGCTCGGTTGAGGGCAAGTCCGGTAAGGCGCGCCAATCTTGCCATAGCC contains these protein-coding regions:
- a CDS encoding S-layer family protein — translated: MVKLDNSKRQAIPFKSRLWLGASLLGGVMALSLLEAGPTLAQIEPDQTLSEPSRSLHQGDQIRIEGGTVRGDHLFHSFREFSIPESLEVHINNDPGIARIITRVTGSTPSQIDGQLGANGIADLIFINPNGIHFGETARLSLGGSFLATTASDIQFADGSSWGTTSSQDAPLLTLSVPMGLQFGETPGAILHRSQAQDSPGAMGGLQAVQLSLLGGVLQVSGGQMRSPQTLELGSFGPGTFVSLDGLGRVADVTATSLGAIELTQGASLEGGDIRLMGDRLEMTDRAQILSQPLSEPLSGGTGAIIAIEMQTQVDLEGGSRIISLNGPDVRIQTQQFNLRDNAAVVSQVRDGGQGGDMILEASEGITLTGSGFEGFNQYLAAMAGDLLQPGEVITGIFSQAVSGTAGDIHLMTDGHLNLQQGSIINQAVFESAQGGRLTFDVRGTLDVHESGILSLTLPNSRGSAADIRVNTNRLRLRDGGVLAGATFGEGDSGQITIEAQERVDLMNTRAEDFIPTGIFSNSLLGTGAAGDIHLVTTHLRGAAGGTIASNSGGFLANQLVTEGGRGGNITIEARESVELTGLSEDGSFGSGISTATFGGFPSGDVTLHTSGLILQDGAGLSTETFGPANGGRLRVTANEIYLLGQAPIFGSTSGLTSTSGRPDPQGIRPDTTGAAGDIQVWSDRIVLRDEALFNVRSFGQGPAGNLEVTAREIVLDSRSTFNAQTASGPGGNIQVRSQHLQLRNGSSINTDAGTADGGNISLTTGTLVGLENSNITANALEGRGGQVRINAEGIFGFGFQPYGRDSPTDRSDITASSLLGPEFSGEVSINSPDLNFSAALMSLPDPLTNLVMVSNCSTGESRFIITGQRGLPRTPWTAATDPMVWEDIQVPPAPTEATDATDATEPPPQPPPTPQPRLVEAEALQLDNQGTPQLVGERLPRSSILIPVNPGREGL
- a CDS encoding undecaprenyl-diphosphate phosphatase, with protein sequence MPSPPVPRSPFPSMTIFESILLGIIQGIFMFFPVSSTSHLVLTQHWLIQRGSSLPPPESAEMIFFDLIVHVGTLISIAVVFRRSLSRFLGQVWQDLRQLLSDWRSGQGNIKGLTPLLVPTEKREGDRLYLRLAILGVLSVFVTGLIGFPMRSLFKEVFAHPLAISVTLTITGILLWYTDRQLRQPRGLRQITPWVATVIGIGQGLALMPGLSRSGMTISFALFVGLKRQWAAEYSFFIAFPTILGATALQLIEVIQADSLTIEFLPMFIGFLVAAGVGIVALQIVLNFLYKARFRYFSYYLWVLAIIVAWGAISGQFTVV